The [Pantoea] beijingensis genomic sequence GAATAGTCGCTTAAGGTTTGTATGTCCAACCACTACCTACGCATTTTTACTCAACGTAATGCAGCTCTTCTTCTTCTGTTAGGTTTTGCCTCCGGATTACCCCTTGCTCTGACGTCAGGGACACTCCAGGCCTGGATGACTGTCGAAAATGTCGATCTAAAAACCATTGGCTTCTTCTCATTGGTAGGCCAGGCTTACGTTTTTAAGTTTCTCTGGTCACCGCTGATGGACCGTTATACGCCCCCCTTTTTAGGCCGGCGTCGCGGTTGGTTGCTTATTTCCCAGCTATTACTCATCGTCGGCATCATCGCAATGGGTTTCCTGCAACCCTCACGCGATCTGACGCTGATGGCAGCGCTAGCCGTACTGATCGCTTTTTGCTCAGCCTCTCAGGATATTGTTTTTGATGCGTGGAAAACCGATGTGTTACCCGCAGAAGAACGAGGCAGTGGCGCAGCGATCACGGTACTGGGCTACCGCCTGGCGATGCTGGTTTCTGGCGGACTGGCGCTCTGGCTCGCCGATCGTTATTTAGGTTGGCAAGCTACCTATTGGTTGATGGCAATCATGATGGTCCCTGGGGTCATTGCAACCTTATGTGCCAAGGAACCCACGGCTGCCATTCCGAAACCCCGTACGCTTGATGAAGCAGTCATGGCACCGCTTCGCGATTTTTTTAATCGTAATAACGCCTGGCTGATCCTGTCTTTAATTGTGCTGTATAAACTAGGAGATGCCTTTGCTGCCAGTCTGACCACTACATTTTTGATCCGTGGGGTCGGTTTTGATGCAGGCGATGTGGGGTTAGTTAATAAAACACTCGGTCTACTGGCAACAATTATTGGCGCATTGTATGGCGGGGTACTGATGCAGCGGCTGAGTTTGTTCCGCGCGCTCATGTTATTCGGCCTGTTACAGGCTATCTCTAACCTTGGCTACTGGATACTGGCCGTCACCGATAAACATATGTTCAGTATGGCGAGCGCTGTGTTTGTTGAAAATCTGTGCGGCGGTATGGGCACTGCAGCGTTTGTCGCATTGTTGATGACTTTGTGCAATAAATCCTTTTCAGCAACCCAATTTGCACTACTGTCAGCCCTTTCGGCGATAGGGCGCGTTTATGTAGGACCGGTGGCAGGATGGTTTGTTGAGCTATGGGGATGGCCGGCGTTTTATGCATTTTCCGTTATTGCAGCGCTGCCGGGGCTTCTGCTACTGGCAGGCTGTAAACGTACCCTCGAATACACACAAAATACCGACAGCTTTAAGCCTCGTACAGCTTATCGTACTGGATATCGCTGGGCACTCCGCACGCTAGGCTTTGGCTGCGCTGTTTTAGCGCTGTGGCTGATCGCGCTGGCAGTGAATGCGGTAGGTTGGGTTATGCCGGGTAGTTTACTCAGATTGTTGTTTGAAGCTGGTATCGGTTTTACGCTCTTGGGTATCATTACAGGTTCTGTACTGGACTATCTTGCACTCAACGGTCGTTCCTCAACTGTAAACCTCAACGAATAACAGAGAATTTGTTACTATAGATAAGGAAAAATGAGCTATTTCCAGCTACCATCATGGACGATGGCACAACTTATGAGAGATGTGAATATTTATCAGCTACGATATTTAGAAAAAATAGAGTGATGAGATAACAGCGTTTTGGTAATTATTAAAAACCGGTGCGTAATTATTTTTGTATAATTAATATATCCAAAATGATGCAAACTTGTTAAATATTTGATTGCCATTTTCGCTGTTTATAACACGTATGTTTTTTCCTCAGAAATTTCCGTCTAATTTTGTTATATTAGTGCCAACTCATTGTGCCTGTTAATATTTTGTCATTTTCAGCAACATATGTGACAACCTTAGCAAAAGGTGTCAACACAGACCTGACACAATCTTAAGCTGGTTTACAGTGTTGAAACCTTCCCGTAAAATGCCGCCACACTTAAACGACAATAGAGCCCTTGTCATTGAGGTCGTTAAATGAGACTCAGGAAATACAATAAAAGTTTGGGGATTTTGTCATTAATAGCAGGCACGTTATTGTTAAGTGGCTGTGATAGTGCGTTGTTAAATCCCAAGGGACAGATTGCACTGGAGCAACGTTCGTTGATACTGACCGCTTTCGGTCTGATGATGATCGTCGTTATTCCGGCAGTCTTAATGGCTATTGTTTTCGCCTGGAAATATCGGGAAGGAAACACCAATGCCAAATACAGCCCAAACTGGTCACACTCGAATAAAGTGGAAGCCGTTGTCTGGACTGTCCCTGTCTTAATCATCGTTTTCCTTGGCATCCTGACGTGGAAATCAACCCACGCACTTGAACCAAGTAAACCGCTCGCGTCCGACGTAAAACCCATCGAAATTGATGTTGTGGCACTTGACTGGAAATGGCTGTTTATTTACCCGGAACAGGGTATCGCGTCCGTTAACCAGATTGCGTTCCCGGCGAATACGCCAGTGAACTTCAAGATTACCTCAAACTCAGTGATGAACTCCTTCTTCATTCCAACCCTCGGTAGCCAGATTTACGCTATGGCGGGTATGCAGACCAAACTGCACTTGATCGCGAATGAACCAGGGACTTTTGATGGTATGTCATCCAACTTCAGTGGCAAAGGTTTTTCCGGCATGAAGTTCAAAGCTATCGCAACGGCCAACGATGCTGAATTCCAGCAGTGGGTCGAGAAAGCTAAACAATCGCCGAATACACTGACGACGATGGATGATTTCGAAAAAATCGCCGCGCCTAGCGAGAATCACCCCGTTGAATTCTTCTCTACCGCCAATCCTGGACTGTTTAAACAGGTTATTGGCAAATTCATGACGGGCCACGAGAAAATGGACATGTCTGGTCATGAAGGTATGGACATGAGTGAAGCCTCTCACGCTGGATCCGAGGAATAAAACGATGTTAGGAAAATTAACACTGGACGCAGTGCCGTATCACGAGCCGATTATCGTGGTCACGGTTGCCGCCATCATTCTTGGTGGTCTGGCGCTGGTTGCGGCAATCACATACTTCGGTAAGTGGAAGTATTTATGGACCGAGTGGCTAACGTCTATCGACCATAAACGCCTCGGCATCATGTATATTATTATGGCGTTCGTCATGTTACTACGCGGCTTTGCCGATGCCGTAATGATGCGCAGCCAGCAGGTGCTCGCCTCGGCTGGCGAAGCCGGGTTTCTTCCACCTCATCACTACGACCAGATCTTCACCGCGCATGGTGTGATAATGATCTTTTTCGTGGCGATGCCGTTCGTTGTCGGTTTGATGAACATTGCTGTTCCTCTACAAATCGGCGCGCGTGACGTGGCCTTCCCGTTCCTGAACAACCTCAGCTTCTGGTTTACCGCTGTAGGTGTTGTTCTGGTTAACCTGTCACTGGGCGTAGGCGAGTTTGCACAAACCGGTTGGCTGGCTTACCCTCCCCTTTCTGGCGCGGAATACAGTCCAGGAGTCGGCGTCGACTATTGGATATGGAGCCTGCAGATATCCGGCATTGGGACCACATTAACCGGGATTAACTTCTTCGTTACGATCCTGAAAATGCGTGCACCGGGTATGACCATGTTCAAAATGCCGGTGTTTACCTGGGCTTCACTCTGTACTAACGTCCTAATCATCGCCTCCTTCCCGGTACTGACCGTGACGCTGGCATTGCTAACCCTTGACCGTTATCTGGGCTTCCATTTCTTCACCAATGATATGGGCGGCAACATGATGATGTATGTCAACCTGATCTGGGTCTGGGGCCATCCGGAAGTATATATTCTGGTTCTACCTGTCTTCGGTGTGTTCTCCGAAGTGGTTGCCACCTTCTCTAAAAAACGCCTGTTTGGTTACACCTCGTTAGTTTGGGCAACGGTTGTTATTACTATCCTGTCCTTTATCGTATGGCTGCACCACTTCTTCACTATGGGTGCAGGTGCCAACGTTAATGCCTTCTTCGGCATCATGACGATGATTATCGCCATTCCAACCGGCGTTAAAATCTTTAACTGGCTGTTCACCATGTACCAGGGACGCATTCAGATGCACTCTGCCATGTTATGGACCGTTGGCTTCCTGGTCACCTTCTCCGTAGGTGGGATGACAGGGGTACTGCTGGCAGTTCCAGGTGCTGACTTTGTCCTGCACAACAGTCTTTTCCTGATTGCGCACTTCCATAACGTTATTATCGGTGGTGTGGTGTTCGGTTGCTTTGCTGGCGTGACTTACTGGTTCCCGAAAGCATTCGGCTTTACGCTGAATGAAAAATGGGGTATTCGCGCCTTCTGGTTCTGGATTATCGGTTTCTTCGTTGCCTTTATGCCGCTGTATGCACTGGGCTTCATGGGAATGACGCGTCGTTTGAGCCAGGATATCGATCCTCAGTTCCACCCGCTGCTGGTTGTTGCAGCCTGTGGTGCCGCACTGATTGCTCTGGGTGTACTTTGCCAGGTTATTCAGTTCTGGGTATCTGTACGTGACCGCGATCAGAACCGCGATCTGACTGGCGACCCATGGGGCGGACGTACGCTGGAGTGGGCAACATCGTCTCCTCCGCCGTTCTATAACTTTGCGGTTATCCCTGAGGTCCATGAACGCGATGCATTCTGGGAAATGAAAGAGAAAGGTGAGGCTTATAAAAAGCCAGCACATTATGAAGAGATCCATATGCCGAAAAACAGCGGCGCGGGTGTCATCATCGCCTTCTTCAGTATGATCTTTGGTTTCGCTGCAATCTGGCACATTTGGTGGTTAGTTGGATTAACGTTCCTCGGCATGATTGTGAGCTGGATTATTAAGAGCTTTGACGAAGACGTTGATTACTATGTGCCAGTGAAAGAAGTCGAGAAAATCGAGAATCAGCACTTTGACGAAATTACCCAGGCAGGTCTGAAATAATGTCAACTGAAACTCTGAGTAAACACCACGACGCCCATGCGGAGCATGGGCATCACGATGCAGGGGCCAATAAAGTATTTGGCTTCTGGATCTACCTGATGAGCGACTGCATTATCTTTGCAACCCTGTTTGCAACCTATGCAGTTATGGTGAACAACACTGCAGGCGGTCCGGCAGGCAAGGATATTTTTGAGCTGCCGTTCGTACTGGTTGAAACTGCACTGCTTTTGTTCAGCTCCATTACCTATGGCTTTGCCGTCATTAGTATGAACAAAGGGAGCAAAGCAGCCGTTAACGGTTGGCTGGCATTAACCTTCCTGTTCGGTGTCGGCTTTATCGGTATGGAGATTTATGAGTTCCATAATCTGATCGTTGAAGGCTTTGGCCCACAGCGTAGTGGTTTCTTATCCGGCTTCTTTACGCTGGTAGGTACTCACGGTCTGCACGTGACCTCAGGTCTGATCTGGATGCTTGTGCTGATGTACCAGATCGCGAAACGCGGTCTGACGCCAACTAACCGTACCCGTATTATGTGCCTGAGTATGTTCTGGCACTTCCTTGACGTGGTATGGATTTGTGTATTCACCATCGTCTATCTGTTGGGGGCCATGTAATGAGTCATTCTGCTAACGAACATGGTGCCGCTCACGGTAGCGTGAAGTCTTATATGATCGGCTTTATCCTGTCGATTATTCTGACGGGTATCCCCTTCTGGATGGTGATGGATGGTAGCGCCTCTCAAGGTGCTATCCTGGGTACCGTTCTGGTGTGTGCGGTCATTCAGGTGCTGGTGCACCTGGTTTACTTCCTGCACCTGAACACCTCTTCTGAAGAGCGTTGGAACTTGGTTGCCATTGTTTTCGCGGCAATCATCATTCTGATAGTTGTTGTTGGCTCGATATGGATCATGTGGAACCTCAACTACAACATGATGGCCCACTAAAGAGTCGCCTGTGATGATTAAGCAATACCTGCAAGTAACGAAACCAGGAATTATTTTCGGAAATTTAATTTCTGTCATCGGGGGATTTCTGTTGGCCTCTAAGGGCAGCATTGATTATTTCCTGTTTCTCACCACCCTGGTCGGTGTCTCACTGGTGGTCGCATCGGGTTGTGTTTACAACAACTTTATCGACCGTGACATCGACAAAAAAATGGAGAGAACAAAGAATCGAGTGCTGGTCAAAGGGCTCATCTCGCCGAAAGTAACCTTGGTTTACGCAACCGTTCTGGGTATTGCTGGCTTCGCGTTGCTTTACCTTGGCGCTAATCCGCTGGCCATGTGGCTGGCGGTGATGGGCTTTGTGGTTTACGTCGGCATATACAGTCTGTATATGAAACGTAAATCAGTCTACGGCACGCTGATTGGCAGTCTTTCGGGTGCAGCACCGCCAGTGATTGGCTACTGTGCAGTCACTAATGAGTTTGATGCCGGGGCGTTTATTCTGCTGGCGATCTTTAGCCTGTGGCAGATGCCGCATTCGTACGCGATTGCCATCTTCCGCTTTAAAGATTATCAGGCAGCGAATATCCCGGTTTTACCTGTAGTAAAAGGTATCTCTGTAGCCAAAAACCATATTACGCTCTACATTATCGCGTTTATGGTGGCCACGCTGATGCTGACCCTGAGTGGTTATGCAGGTTACAAATATTTGGTGGTAGCTGCTGCGGTGAGCATGTGGTGGCTGGGCATGGCGCTGAGAGGTTATAAAACTTCTAACGACGGTGTCTGGGCGCGTAAACTGTTTGTCTTCTCAATCATTGCAATTACATCGTTAAGTGTGATGATGTCAGTAGACTTCATGGCTCCCGCCTCTAAGGATTTGCTGACCTACGTCTGGTAAGCAATAACAAACGCACGATAAAGAGCGCGCGTACTTCCTCGTCTGATGCTGTCAATTCAGCATGAGCCACAGGAAGTCTCGTGCTCTTTCTTTTTGTTACCACTGCTTAATAACTATTGTTTTACCCGCCCTGCCCTGCCCCTTAAAATATGCTGGGCAAACAAAGACTTTATTCCATCAGGCTCGTTTATTTGTTAGCCAGCTTTTTCCTACAAAGCAGGCAAGGTGTGTGTTTCACCCCGATGTGCGGCATAGACTCTCGTGCCTGCTGGAATAGATTCTAACTGAGGTCGTAATGAACGATAACAAAATGACTCCAGCCGAACGCCGTGCGACCTGGGGTCTTGGTACAGTGTTTTCCCTGCGTATGCTGGGAATGTTTATGGTGCTCCCCGTTCTCACTACTTATGGCATGGCGCTTCAGGGTGCAAGTGAAGCTCTGATTGGGCTTGCCATCGGTATCTATGGCCTGGCGCAGGCGGTGTTTCAAATTCCCTTCGGCCTGCTTTCCGATCGTATTGGCCGTAAGCCACTTATCGTTGCAGGCTTAATGGTATTTGTACTGGGTAGTGTTATTGCCGCAAGCACGACCTCGATCTGGGGAGTTATTTTAGGACGTGCCCTGCAAGGTTCTGGCGCTATTGCGGCCGCGGTAATGGCCCTGCTATCAGATCTGACGCGTGAGCAAAACCGAACCAAAGCTATGGCCTTTATTGGCATTAGTTTTGGAATCACCTTCGCTATTGCGATGGTCCTTGGCCCACTAATAACTCATGCGTTAGGCCTTCATGCCCTATTCTGGATGATCGCAGTGCTTGCCACCGGCGGCATTATCATTACGCTGCTGGTGGTTCCTTCTGCGTCCCATCACACGTTAAATCGTGAATCCGGTATGGTTAAAGGCAGTATCCGCGAGGTCCTGGCAAATCCACGCTTGTTACAGCTGAATTTTGGTATCCTTTGCCTACACATACTGCTGATGGCAAGCTTCGTTGCGCTGCCCGGCCAGTTTGAACTGGCGGGTTTCCCGCCGGAGCAGCACTGGAAAGTGTATCTGGTAACAATGCTGATCGCCTTTGCCGGCGTGGTGCCATTTATTATCTATGCCGAAGTCAAACGTCGGATGAAGCGCGTGTTTATTGGCTGTGTCGCGCTCATTCTGGTCGCCGAAATTGTGCTTTGGGGCGCAGGAAATCATTTCTGGACGCTAGTCGTCGGTGTGCAGCTATTTTTCCTGGCTTTTAACCTGATGGAAGCGATTCTGCCTTCACTTATCAGTAAAGAGTCACCCGCTGGTTACAAAGGTACAGCGATGGGGGTTTACTCCACCAGCCAGTTTATCGGTGTTGCACTGGGCGGCAGCTTGGGCGGCTGGATTTTTGGCAACATTGACGCACAAACCGTATTTCTTTTCGGTGCTATCCTCGCAGCGATTTGGCTGGTCGTCAGTAGCACCATGCACGAACCACCTTATGTTAGCAGTCTGCGGATTATACTCACCGAGGATAGTTACGATAGGGAAGCGCTGGAAAAACGTCTGATGGCACAGCCGGGTGTAACATCAGTCTTCATTGTGCCGGAAGAGAAAAGCGCCTACGTGAAGATCGACAGTAAAGTGACTAACCGTATTGAGCTGGAAGCTTTAGTCGCATCTGCGTAATCATTGGATTTCAGCATTGCCCTCAGCCTGTAAACTGAGGGCAATGCGTGGTCATCGTAACCGCGGTCAGGAATAAAAAAAACGTCCGCAAAACCACTTTAATCGCGAAAATTTTTGAACTGGAACGGTTGTCCCAAATCACCTTTTTTCACTAATGCCATGGCACTTTGCAGATCATCACGTGATTTGCCATTAACACGAACTTCATCACCCTGAATCTGCGGCTGAACTTTGATTTTGCTATCTTTAATGAGCTTAACAATTTTCTTCGCAATGTCAGTTTCAATACCCTGCTTCATCCTGGCATCAACACTCCAATGCTTACCGCTGTGCTCTATCTGCTCAGGCACTTCCAGCGCAGCTCCTTCAATTCCGCGTTTAAGTAATTTTTCACGCAAAATATCTACCAGTTGTTTCACCTGAAAATCAGATTCACTGAGCACTTTTATCGACTCATTTTTCTCATTTATCTCGAAGCTGGCGGTCACGCCGCGAAAATCAAAACGGCTCGCCAGTTCCCGGTTAGCATTTTCAACGGCATTACGCACTTCCTGCATATCAATTTCAGAGACGATATCGAAAGATGGCATGATTTATTCTCCAGATTACAAAGTGGCATGCATAATACCCGCTTGCAGCGGGCAAAGAAAACCACCAGCACAGAAAGCTATAATTAAAGCAAAGCTATGGCTAGATGAATAACCCGCACGCGGGGAGGAAGAATGAAGATTACCGTTTTAGGATGCGGAGCGTTAGGGCAAATCTGGTTATCTGCGCTTGCCCAACAAGGCCATGAAGTTCAGGGATGGCTTCGTGTACCACAACCGTACTGTTCCGTTAACGTTATCAATTTAGACGGAACCGTCGTCAATGAGACGTTTATTGCCAACGATCCTCTGTTTTTGGCAGAAAGCGACTTGTTGTTAGTAACGCTAAAAGCGTGGCAGGTTTCCGAAGCCGTCCATAATTTGCAGCCACTGCTACCGCCTGATTGCCCTATTTTGTTGATTCATAACGGCATGGGGACGTTGGAAGAGCTAAGCAACGTGTCCCAACCGATCCTGCAGGGCGTGACAACTCATGCAGCGAGACAAGACGGTACTGTGATCGTTCACGTTGCCAGCGGCATAACACACATCGGCCCGGCTACGCCAGATGGTGCAGCGCTAAGTGAACTGGCTGAAATTCTGCATCAGTCTCTACCTGACGTTGCCTGGCATAATCATATCGCTTCAGCCAGTTGGCAAAAGCTCGCAGTGAACTGTGTCATTAATCCGTTGACCGTGATTTATAATTGCCGCAATGGCGATCTTGCGGCTCACCGGGATGAAATAAGCCGACTGTGTCAGGAAGTGGCCAATGTGATGGAGCGTGAAGGCCAACATACCTCACGTAGCAGCCTGATGGACTATGTGCTGGCAGTCATCGATACGACCGCAGAAAATACCTCTTCAATGCTACAGGATATCCGCAACCAGCGGCGAACGGAGATTGAATACATCACCGGCTACCTTATGCGGCGCGCGCGCGCGCAGGGGATCGCCACGCCAGAAAACAGCCGTATTTATGAATTGGTTAAGCGAAAGGAACAAGATTATGAGCGTGAACGCATCGGTGCTGGTTTGCCTGGCACATGGAACTGAAGAAACCGAAGCCGTTACCGTCATCGATCTGCTGGTGAGAGCCGGCATCGACGTGACCACCGCCAGCGTAGCTGAAAACGGCGAACGCGAAATCGTATGCTCCCGCGGCGTGCGACTGCTGGCTGATGCGCCCTTAGTTGAAGTCGCCGACAACGACTTTGCAGCCGTAGTGCTTCCTGGCGGCTTAAAAGGTGCAGAGGCTTTTCGTGACAGTACGCTGATGGTGGAAACCATACGTCAGTTTCATCTCTCAGGGCGTATCGTTGCTGCTATTTGTGCTGCAGCCGGGACGGTTTTAGTCCCGCACAACCTATTTCCCGTTGGGAATATGACCGGTTTTCCCGGCCTGAAAAGCACTATTCCTGAAGAGAAATGGATGGATAAACGGGTGGTATGGGATCCGCGCGTAAATTTGCTGACCAGCCAGGGGCCCGGTACGGCTATCGATTTTGCACTAAAAATTATCGACCTGCTGCTGAGTAAAGAAAAAGCGCATGAAGTGGCATCGCAGCTGGTTCTGGCAGCAGGGATTTATGATTATCGGGAATGGGTAGACTAAACCTGCCGCTGACGGCATAAAACAACCCCCTCATTGAGGGGGCTTAGACTCAGGGGCGATAAACCTTCACATTTTTAAAGCCCTGCTCATGCAGATACAGCGCCTGCAAACGACTCATCACACCGCGCTCGCAATACAGCAGCCATGTTTTACTCTGGTCTAAATCACCAAACTGGGTACTGAGTTTATAAAACGGCAACGATTTTACCGCCATTCCTTCAATGTGCAGAGGCTTCGCATCCTGCTCATCAACGGAACGAATATCCAGCACCGTGTCGTTATCGCTGAACGAAACCACCGTCTCGACTTCGACTACCTCTTCCTGAGCTCGCTCAGCGATTTCACGAATATCAACGTTCGTCGCCTCCGCCACGACTTTATCGAGGATAGCAAAATCGAAGTTTTGCTCTTCGGCCTCAATTTTTGTCTTCACCG encodes the following:
- the ampG gene encoding muropeptide MFS transporter AmpG, with translation MSNHYLRIFTQRNAALLLLLGFASGLPLALTSGTLQAWMTVENVDLKTIGFFSLVGQAYVFKFLWSPLMDRYTPPFLGRRRGWLLISQLLLIVGIIAMGFLQPSRDLTLMAALAVLIAFCSASQDIVFDAWKTDVLPAEERGSGAAITVLGYRLAMLVSGGLALWLADRYLGWQATYWLMAIMMVPGVIATLCAKEPTAAIPKPRTLDEAVMAPLRDFFNRNNAWLILSLIVLYKLGDAFAASLTTTFLIRGVGFDAGDVGLVNKTLGLLATIIGALYGGVLMQRLSLFRALMLFGLLQAISNLGYWILAVTDKHMFSMASAVFVENLCGGMGTAAFVALLMTLCNKSFSATQFALLSALSAIGRVYVGPVAGWFVELWGWPAFYAFSVIAALPGLLLLAGCKRTLEYTQNTDSFKPRTAYRTGYRWALRTLGFGCAVLALWLIALAVNAVGWVMPGSLLRLLFEAGIGFTLLGIITGSVLDYLALNGRSSTVNLNE
- the cyoA gene encoding cytochrome o ubiquinol oxidase subunit II; protein product: MRLRKYNKSLGILSLIAGTLLLSGCDSALLNPKGQIALEQRSLILTAFGLMMIVVIPAVLMAIVFAWKYREGNTNAKYSPNWSHSNKVEAVVWTVPVLIIVFLGILTWKSTHALEPSKPLASDVKPIEIDVVALDWKWLFIYPEQGIASVNQIAFPANTPVNFKITSNSVMNSFFIPTLGSQIYAMAGMQTKLHLIANEPGTFDGMSSNFSGKGFSGMKFKAIATANDAEFQQWVEKAKQSPNTLTTMDDFEKIAAPSENHPVEFFSTANPGLFKQVIGKFMTGHEKMDMSGHEGMDMSEASHAGSEE
- the cyoB gene encoding cytochrome o ubiquinol oxidase subunit I; the encoded protein is MLGKLTLDAVPYHEPIIVVTVAAIILGGLALVAAITYFGKWKYLWTEWLTSIDHKRLGIMYIIMAFVMLLRGFADAVMMRSQQVLASAGEAGFLPPHHYDQIFTAHGVIMIFFVAMPFVVGLMNIAVPLQIGARDVAFPFLNNLSFWFTAVGVVLVNLSLGVGEFAQTGWLAYPPLSGAEYSPGVGVDYWIWSLQISGIGTTLTGINFFVTILKMRAPGMTMFKMPVFTWASLCTNVLIIASFPVLTVTLALLTLDRYLGFHFFTNDMGGNMMMYVNLIWVWGHPEVYILVLPVFGVFSEVVATFSKKRLFGYTSLVWATVVITILSFIVWLHHFFTMGAGANVNAFFGIMTMIIAIPTGVKIFNWLFTMYQGRIQMHSAMLWTVGFLVTFSVGGMTGVLLAVPGADFVLHNSLFLIAHFHNVIIGGVVFGCFAGVTYWFPKAFGFTLNEKWGIRAFWFWIIGFFVAFMPLYALGFMGMTRRLSQDIDPQFHPLLVVAACGAALIALGVLCQVIQFWVSVRDRDQNRDLTGDPWGGRTLEWATSSPPPFYNFAVIPEVHERDAFWEMKEKGEAYKKPAHYEEIHMPKNSGAGVIIAFFSMIFGFAAIWHIWWLVGLTFLGMIVSWIIKSFDEDVDYYVPVKEVEKIENQHFDEITQAGLK
- a CDS encoding cytochrome o ubiquinol oxidase subunit III, whose protein sequence is MSTETLSKHHDAHAEHGHHDAGANKVFGFWIYLMSDCIIFATLFATYAVMVNNTAGGPAGKDIFELPFVLVETALLLFSSITYGFAVISMNKGSKAAVNGWLALTFLFGVGFIGMEIYEFHNLIVEGFGPQRSGFLSGFFTLVGTHGLHVTSGLIWMLVLMYQIAKRGLTPTNRTRIMCLSMFWHFLDVVWICVFTIVYLLGAM
- a CDS encoding cytochrome o ubiquinol oxidase subunit IV, yielding MSHSANEHGAAHGSVKSYMIGFILSIILTGIPFWMVMDGSASQGAILGTVLVCAVIQVLVHLVYFLHLNTSSEERWNLVAIVFAAIIILIVVVGSIWIMWNLNYNMMAH
- the cyoE gene encoding heme o synthase, which encodes MIKQYLQVTKPGIIFGNLISVIGGFLLASKGSIDYFLFLTTLVGVSLVVASGCVYNNFIDRDIDKKMERTKNRVLVKGLISPKVTLVYATVLGIAGFALLYLGANPLAMWLAVMGFVVYVGIYSLYMKRKSVYGTLIGSLSGAAPPVIGYCAVTNEFDAGAFILLAIFSLWQMPHSYAIAIFRFKDYQAANIPVLPVVKGISVAKNHITLYIIAFMVATLMLTLSGYAGYKYLVVAAAVSMWWLGMALRGYKTSNDGVWARKLFVFSIIAITSLSVMMSVDFMAPASKDLLTYVW
- a CDS encoding MFS transporter, with protein sequence MNDNKMTPAERRATWGLGTVFSLRMLGMFMVLPVLTTYGMALQGASEALIGLAIGIYGLAQAVFQIPFGLLSDRIGRKPLIVAGLMVFVLGSVIAASTTSIWGVILGRALQGSGAIAAAVMALLSDLTREQNRTKAMAFIGISFGITFAIAMVLGPLITHALGLHALFWMIAVLATGGIIITLLVVPSASHHTLNRESGMVKGSIREVLANPRLLQLNFGILCLHILLMASFVALPGQFELAGFPPEQHWKVYLVTMLIAFAGVVPFIIYAEVKRRMKRVFIGCVALILVAEIVLWGAGNHFWTLVVGVQLFFLAFNLMEAILPSLISKESPAGYKGTAMGVYSTSQFIGVALGGSLGGWIFGNIDAQTVFLFGAILAAIWLVVSSTMHEPPYVSSLRIILTEDSYDREALEKRLMAQPGVTSVFIVPEEKSAYVKIDSKVTNRIELEALVASA
- a CDS encoding YajQ family cyclic di-GMP-binding protein, whose translation is MPSFDIVSEIDMQEVRNAVENANRELASRFDFRGVTASFEINEKNESIKVLSESDFQVKQLVDILREKLLKRGIEGAALEVPEQIEHSGKHWSVDARMKQGIETDIAKKIVKLIKDSKIKVQPQIQGDEVRVNGKSRDDLQSAMALVKKGDLGQPFQFKNFRD
- the panE gene encoding 2-dehydropantoate 2-reductase, giving the protein MKITVLGCGALGQIWLSALAQQGHEVQGWLRVPQPYCSVNVINLDGTVVNETFIANDPLFLAESDLLLVTLKAWQVSEAVHNLQPLLPPDCPILLIHNGMGTLEELSNVSQPILQGVTTHAARQDGTVIVHVASGITHIGPATPDGAALSELAEILHQSLPDVAWHNHIASASWQKLAVNCVINPLTVIYNCRNGDLAAHRDEISRLCQEVANVMEREGQHTSRSSLMDYVLAVIDTTAENTSSMLQDIRNQRRTEIEYITGYLMRRARAQGIATPENSRIYELVKRKEQDYERERIGAGLPGTWN
- the yajL gene encoding protein deglycase YajL — its product is MSVNASVLVCLAHGTEETEAVTVIDLLVRAGIDVTTASVAENGEREIVCSRGVRLLADAPLVEVADNDFAAVVLPGGLKGAEAFRDSTLMVETIRQFHLSGRIVAAICAAAGTVLVPHNLFPVGNMTGFPGLKSTIPEEKWMDKRVVWDPRVNLLTSQGPGTAIDFALKIIDLLLSKEKAHEVASQLVLAAGIYDYREWVD